In the genome of Bacteroidales bacterium, the window GGAGCCAATGTCATGTCTAATGAATTTGATATTACATTTATCGGTATTCCGGGAACCATAGATAATGACTTGTATGGCACCGATTATACCATTGGTTACGATACGGCTTTAAATACTGTAGTAGAAGCGGTCGATAAGATACGGGACACAGCCAGTTCCCATAACCGCATTTTCTTCGTTGAAGTAATGGGTCGTGAAGCTGGTTTTGTCGCTATTAATAGTGGAATTGCTTCGGGTGCAGAAATTATCATGATCCCTGAAGAAAAGAATCAAATTGATAAAGCCCGCAAATTTTTAGCCGAACGTGCCCGTAAAAATAAATCAAGCATCATCCTTGTGGCAGAAGGCCTTGAAGAAGGGAGTACTATGGAAATAGCGGCAATTCTGGAACCGGAATTTCCTCAATTTGATATGCGGGTTTCTATTCTGGGGCATATACAAAGAGGTGGTTCGCCAAGCGCCAAAGACAGGGTAATTTCCAGCAGGATGGGAGCTGCTGCTGTTGACGCATTATTGGACAATCAAAAAAACCTGATGGTTGGTGTGGTGAATGATGAAATTGTTCAGGTACCATTAAGTAAAACCATCAAACTCCATAAAGCCATTGACGAAAACCTGATCAATCTTGCTGAAAACATTTCTACTTTCGGTCCTCCGAAATGATCTTATGATATTTCAAAAAAAATGAGATGCAGTGCATCTCATTTTTTTTGAAATATTATTCTTCTACATGGCTCCAGTTCTCCCCGGATTTGATCCTGTATAATTGCATTTCACTGATCCCATATCTTTTGGCAATTTGCTTGTATGTCCGTTTCCGGTTAGGATCGTTGATTGCATTCTTCAATCGTTTCACCTGCTTATCTGTCAATTTAGGCCCTCTTGTCCGCTTTGTATGATGCTTCCTGGCATACTGTACCCTGGGATTAAAGTTCTGATGCTGTAACATTTCTTCCCGTGTAACCCACTGTAAATTTTTTACAGAATTATTTTCTTTATCAAAATCGAAATGAATCACATATTTCTGATTGGAAGCGGGCTCCGGCAGAAAATAATGAGCTACCAGCTTATGGATACAACGACTGTATTTAACTCTCTGTCCAAGGCTCAATACCGGATAACCTTCAATAAGTCCATACTTCAGTAATTTTCCGTCTTCGATCTCATCAGTATAACTGACAACGCGGCCATAATTTGAAATCGCATATTTTTTCCGGTGAAATTTACCGTCATCAATGGTTTCTATTTCTTTCCATTCTTCATTCCAAAAACTTTTCATCGATGTTGTATTTAGTGAGAAAGAGGATATCAGCTATCCCCATCATGACGTACATCTACATCTTTCATCGCATGTGCCTTGAGACCGTTGTACTCTGTTCTATTCCTTGTGATATCGCAGGCCAGATAAAATGCCTGACGAAAAGAGTCAGGTGATGCGATATCCTTCCCAACAAGATCATAAGCTGTCCCGTGAGCCGGCGAAGTCCGTACAATAGGCAAGCCGGCGGTATAATTCACTCCATTTTCAAAACACAGGGTTTTGAATGCCGTCATACCCTGATCATGATACATAGCTAATACCACATCAAACTTACGGTAATTATTTGAGCCAAAAAAGCCATCGGAAGGATAAGGGCCGAAAGCCAGTAATCCCTCATTTTTAGCCTGCTCGATAGCGGGAATAATAACAGATTGTTCTTCATTCCCGATCACCCCATTATCCCCTGCATGGGGATTCAATGAGAGAACCGCCATACGTGGTTTATTGACATTAAAATCTTCTATCATAGTTTTATTCAGCACATGTAACACACTGACAATTTTATCCTGTGTGACCAGCCGGGGAACTTCAGATAGAGGAACATGTCCCGTTAACATTCCCAGCCTTAACGATTCACTCACCATCAGCATCAATGCTTCCCCGCCAAATTCCGATTGAAGGTATTCCGTATGACCCGGAAAATGAAATTTTTCCGACTGGATGTTATATTTATTAATGGGCGCTGTTACTAATGCATCTAACCAACCGTTTTTTAATTCAGTAACAGCGGATTGTAAACTCAATAAAGATGCTTCTCCTCCCTGTTCCGTCGATTTACCTATTTCAACACGAACTTCATCATCCAGACAATTTACTACATTTATCCTTTCCTCCTGGGCCTCTTCGGCTGAACGAACCGAGAAGGTATTAAAATTATTTAGATTAAGTGCCTTCCGGTAATAAGCAATTACTTTTGGAGAACTGTATAACACGGGAGTGCATAATTCCAGTATCCTGGAATCACTTAAAGTTTTAAGAATTACTTCACATCCAATCCCGTTTATATCTCCATGGGTAATTCCAATACGTAATCTTTTCCTGTCTTTCATATTTTTTTATATTTTCGACTGCAAGTTTTCTTAATGTTGGTTTACAGCTTCCTCAGAAATTCGAACAACAACCTGACTCCGATTCCCGTTCCTCCTTTAGTACGGTATGCGTCCGTCGTTTTTATATAAGCAGGACCCGCAATGTCCAAATGAATATACGGATAGTCGGTAAAAAATTCTAAAAACTTTCCGGCAGTAATGGCTCCTGCATATTCGCCTCCTATATTTTTTAAATCTGCAATATCCGATTTAATGAATTCTACATATTCATCCCAAAATGGAAATTCGGCAATTCTTTCAAAGACACTCTCACCACACTCTTTAAGTTTTTCCATTGTTTCGCGGGATGCATTACCCATCCCGACCATTGCCTGTTCGCCAATTGCACGATGAGCTGCTCCGGTCAGTGTTGCCATATCAATTACCAACTCCGGATTATATTTTTTGGCGTAGGACAATGCATCTGCCAGGATCAGCCGGCCTTCTGCATCCGTATTCATCACTTCCACCGTTGTTCCATCATACATTGTAATAATATCTCCGGGAGCATATGCCGAAGCACTGATACGGTTATCAGTAGATGGTACCAATCCTATCACATACACCGGGAGATTTGACCTGGCAACCGCATAAAGCGTAGCTGCAACAGCGGCTCCGCCCGACATATCACATTTCATATAATCCATACTGTTGGTCGTAGGTTTCAGGCTAAGGCCCCCCGTATCATAAACCAACCCCTTACCTACCAGGACAACAGGTTGTTTGTTGTGTGCATTTTCAGGTTTCCACTCAATAATAGAAAATGTCGGTTCCTCCACACTTCCTTTATTGACAGAAAGGATTCCACCCATTTTCAACTTTTCGATCTCAGATTTATCCAACACCTGTACCTTTAATCCCGAACCGTCGGCCATCGATTTGATTTCATGTGCAAGTTGTACGGAATTCAGGATATTTGCCGGTTCATTGATCAAGTCGCGGGTTTTATAGACTGAAAAAAGGATATTATTCAATATATCTACCTCGTCCTGTTTGATTGAATCACCAACAACAAAGACTTCACTCAAAGAATATTGCTTCTCTTCTTTTTTCTTAACATATTTCAGGAACTGATAATTGGTCAAAACCAAACCCTCTACAAAAGCATAGGCCATTTTATCATTATTGACCGTATCAACAACGGTAATGGACCTAATATTTTGCTGGCATATCCATCCGTGAATTTTTGATGCCCCCCGCCGCATATTTTCTTTTTCTTTATTAAGGGCGGTTTTTTCATCCATTATTTGAATAAAAATCCAGTATCCGTTTTTATTAATAGCTACCTGTTTTGCCTTATTAGCTATCTGTTGACGCACATAAGCATCCTCTTCTTCATTAAGTCCATATCGGATGAATGGACATGTCGGATCCGATAGCAGGATAATGTTGTTGTTTTGGGGTGTATCCTTATGTATGGTTAGTTGAATCATGATATCATTATTTATCTATTATTGTCTTCCAATAAATATCTTCTTTTTGCAAAGATAAAAAAAGGTAATTATCTACTATGATGAATCCCGAATAATTCTTCAATCAGGCATTAAAAATCAAAGGCCGCTAACGTTAGAAAATAAATCAGAACCAAAATCCAACATGAAATGCACCCAAAAGTGAATTAGTAACATTGGATGAACTAAGCGTCAGTCCCAACGGTCCCACTACGCTATTGTACTGGGCAGAAATCCCATATCCAATCATTAAATCTTTGGGAGTAAACAATTCAATAAAATCATCGTCAATTTTTCCAAGGCTGGTCCGAAAAGTAAAATAAATATTACTCCATAATCGTACCTGATTATTGAAATGTACTGTTATCCCGTTTTTAGCGCTTTTTTGCATGAAGTGTAATCCGGGAAAACGTATTTCACTTCGCCTCAACTGGTCCGGAAGCCCTCCCAGATAGACCTGATACTGGGGTGGAATATCATCTCCAAAAACAGATGCGGCATTCAATCCTGAATATATCGTCCATCTTCTTGTCGGAGCACTTGCAAAATTTGACCGGAATATCATTCCGATGAGTACTTCCGAATAACGGGCATTTTTCGACATTCCTTTATGATAATTCCCTTCCAGCCGGAAAAAACCTCCTTCTGTCGGGAAATAATCCATATTATATGTATCCTGCTCATAGTATAATTGATAAGACAAATACATATAATTAGATTTTGCAGTGACCCGGTCGTCCACAAGTTTTGATTTGATCATTGTGTAATCACCGATAAGCCCAACTCCTACCATACTGTTGACTGAAGGAGTTATCTGCATTTTTAAGGAAGCGACCAGATGTGAAAAATCGAATATCCCGATACGGTTATTTCCGGAATATTCGGATGCTTCAAACTTATAACCATCAATCTGGAACGACCAATCAGGTGATAATGACGATTTAAAAACAGATTTTCCATAAGGCCTGACACCCGGACTTTGAAAATAGGCTAATTTAAATGATGGGTTTTCTCCGATTGAAACATCTGCCAAGGCCCTTGAATTATTCAGCAAAATATTTTGAAATGACAAATTCAACATCAAGGCTGCTTTATATTCTTTATCATAATGCAATCCAACCCTGAAAAGGTTGGTACTACGTTCAATAATATCGAATACCAATTCTACCGATTCATCATCTTCATTTGAAGGAAGAACATTGTATACCACCGACTCGAATGCTTGTGTCCCTCTAAGTCGGTCAGCTGCTTCATCTAATTCGGAAAATGTCATTTCAGCAGGGAACTCCAATTCGGATTTTTTCAATATAAATTGTTCTGAAGTATGTTCCAGACCGTTTATTCTAATGCTCTTTACATAAAAATTTTCCAATGGTTGCGGACAATCACGGGAATTTTCGAGTGGTCTTCTTGGATCAAGCTGATTCAAAGAATCAGCCAATGCTTTCAAAGTCCCGTAATGTTTTCTCGCAGCCCTTTCCCCTCTCACGATTAAACTGTCTGCAGCACTGAAGCTACCTGCCCCGTATTCCGGGATGTCCGGTACTATCAATATTTTACACAACTTTTTATTGGCTTCCTTCAATGGTACCGAAGCCATAAAAACAACCTGCTCCATGATCAGGTAAATATTATTCAACTCATCACCCTGTACCTGAGTTGTTACATCAATCCCGATAAGGATATCAATTCCCTTTTCTTTTATTTTATCGGCAGGAAAATTATTGACAAGTCCTCCATCAAAAAGCATCTTCCCATCAAGTGGTTCAGGAGTAAATACGGATGGGATAGCCATACTGGCACGCATCGCCTTGGATAACTGTCCATGTTCCAGGACAACTTCTT includes:
- the pdxA gene encoding 4-hydroxythreonine-4-phosphate dehydrogenase PdxA, producing the protein MKDRKRLRIGITHGDINGIGCEVILKTLSDSRILELCTPVLYSSPKVIAYYRKALNLNNFNTFSVRSAEEAQEERINVVNCLDDEVRVEIGKSTEQGGEASLLSLQSAVTELKNGWLDALVTAPINKYNIQSEKFHFPGHTEYLQSEFGGEALMLMVSESLRLGMLTGHVPLSEVPRLVTQDKIVSVLHVLNKTMIEDFNVNKPRMAVLSLNPHAGDNGVIGNEEQSVIIPAIEQAKNEGLLAFGPYPSDGFFGSNNYRKFDVVLAMYHDQGMTAFKTLCFENGVNYTAGLPIVRTSPAHGTAYDLVGKDIASPDSFRQAFYLACDITRNRTEYNGLKAHAMKDVDVRHDGDS
- the pfkA gene encoding 6-phosphofructokinase — encoded protein: MGKIKRIGVLTSGGDAPGMNAAIRAVTRAGINNDLEVFGIRRGYEGMIDGDIFQMNSESVSGIIQTGGTFLLTARSKRFREPEGRLAAYEQLKKFDIDAVVVIGGDGSFTGANVMSNEFDITFIGIPGTIDNDLYGTDYTIGYDTALNTVVEAVDKIRDTASSHNRIFFVEVMGREAGFVAINSGIASGAEIIMIPEEKNQIDKARKFLAERARKNKSSIILVAEGLEEGSTMEIAAILEPEFPQFDMRVSILGHIQRGGSPSAKDRVISSRMGAAAVDALLDNQKNLMVGVVNDEIVQVPLSKTIKLHKAIDENLINLAENISTFGPPK
- a CDS encoding patatin-like phospholipase family protein, producing MKHFFILFLLSLSWIDGTANDTTQLRRPRVGLILSGGGAKGIAHVGVLKVIEETGLPIDYIGGTSMGSIVGGLYSIGYSANQLEKYILEKDWNALLTDKIPRRNVVIYEKGERKRYWLHFPITGRKINLPMGILSGQNVSNLFTELASPAYDQFDFSKFPIPFLCIATDIGTGEEVVLEHGQLSKAMRASMAIPSVFTPEPLDGKMLFDGGLVNNFPADKIKEKGIDILIGIDVTTQVQGDELNNIYLIMEQVVFMASVPLKEANKKLCKILIVPDIPEYGAGSFSAADSLIVRGERAARKHYGTLKALADSLNQLDPRRPLENSRDCPQPLENFYVKSIRINGLEHTSEQFILKKSELEFPAEMTFSELDEAADRLRGTQAFESVVYNVLPSNEDDESVELVFDIIERSTNLFRVGLHYDKEYKAALMLNLSFQNILLNNSRALADVSIGENPSFKLAYFQSPGVRPYGKSVFKSSLSPDWSFQIDGYKFEASEYSGNNRIGIFDFSHLVASLKMQITPSVNSMVGVGLIGDYTMIKSKLVDDRVTAKSNYMYLSYQLYYEQDTYNMDYFPTEGGFFRLEGNYHKGMSKNARYSEVLIGMIFRSNFASAPTRRWTIYSGLNAASVFGDDIPPQYQVYLGGLPDQLRRSEIRFPGLHFMQKSAKNGITVHFNNQVRLWSNIYFTFRTSLGKIDDDFIELFTPKDLMIGYGISAQYNSVVGPLGLTLSSSNVTNSLLGAFHVGFWF
- a CDS encoding HNH endonuclease translates to MKSFWNEEWKEIETIDDGKFHRKKYAISNYGRVVSYTDEIEDGKLLKYGLIEGYPVLSLGQRVKYSRCIHKLVAHYFLPEPASNQKYVIHFDFDKENNSVKNLQWVTREEMLQHQNFNPRVQYARKHHTKRTRGPKLTDKQVKRLKNAINDPNRKRTYKQIAKRYGISEMQLYRIKSGENWSHVEE
- a CDS encoding leucyl aminopeptidase family protein, which codes for MIQLTIHKDTPQNNNIILLSDPTCPFIRYGLNEEEDAYVRQQIANKAKQVAINKNGYWIFIQIMDEKTALNKEKENMRRGASKIHGWICQQNIRSITVVDTVNNDKMAYAFVEGLVLTNYQFLKYVKKKEEKQYSLSEVFVVGDSIKQDEVDILNNILFSVYKTRDLINEPANILNSVQLAHEIKSMADGSGLKVQVLDKSEIEKLKMGGILSVNKGSVEEPTFSIIEWKPENAHNKQPVVLVGKGLVYDTGGLSLKPTTNSMDYMKCDMSGGAAVAATLYAVARSNLPVYVIGLVPSTDNRISASAYAPGDIITMYDGTTVEVMNTDAEGRLILADALSYAKKYNPELVIDMATLTGAAHRAIGEQAMVGMGNASRETMEKLKECGESVFERIAEFPFWDEYVEFIKSDIADLKNIGGEYAGAITAGKFLEFFTDYPYIHLDIAGPAYIKTTDAYRTKGGTGIGVRLLFEFLRKL